A single region of the Chelonoidis abingdonii isolate Lonesome George chromosome 23, CheloAbing_2.0, whole genome shotgun sequence genome encodes:
- the PRDM2 gene encoding PR domain zinc finger protein 2 isoform X4, giving the protein MWEVYYPNLGWMCVDATDPRKGNWLRYVNWALSGKEQNLFPLEINRTIYYKTLKPIEPGEELLVWYNGEDNPEIAAAIEEERAAHRSKKHSPKAKKGKKKECKNKRKKAIDTKPRKTDLDFASTDMRESKEDRKEEDEKPSVSAVLSLEQTAVIQEMVNQDVLPKLMIPSPTSEPRTMPEDKPGAITCGSDDLEEEEEEEEEEEDEEEVEDANLPEESPGKEPTAICEEKLESMEEQISISEESLESSPKKTPVVKIPKAKGVSNGDLQETFMFPCQHCERKFTTKQGLERHMHIHISSVNHAFKCRYCGKAFGTQINRRRHERRHEAGPKRKPLTLTSAPQSDDVADGQTFADDGLKDELNISNPVQDFAVLDSEKVSQEMSNSTLVENKEPKELHPCKYCKKVFGTHTNMRRHQRRVHERHLIPKGVRRKGFILEEPQLQTEQAQPAQSVYIASTELEEDGEADDIYIMDISSNISENLNYYIDGKIQSNSSTSNCDVIEMESNSADLYGINCLLSPVTVEISQNLKSTQTHMTDLPKEPSSGGSSESKKRRTTSPPLLPKIKTEIDPEPITPSCSLNLPLSISTAESLTFHKEKSVYLSSKLKQLLQTQDSNKITQAATEIPKLGPSATSSPILPSVSSRFKRRTSSPPSSPQHSPALRDFGKQGDGKTTWSDTVLGSKMPKLGSHSNSPVWSFCGREERQTMSPLSFDDYKISKEWTATPTFGSVCNQQPLDLSSGVKQRSDVKSKTRVPWESVLDLSVHKKPYSDTEIKECRENNSVQPTCSGIKKKKPTTCMLQKVLLNEYNGTDVTTESTPDLTLNRSPSPCKSSVPQPEPDVDPGLSAPSVESPSHNSPASPLPQTSALSSLCQLPPLLTPTNPSSPPPCPPLLTLATQPPPLLPTVPLPLPDASASVTPTPSCPSPLCNTGTQSSLPILSPTVSPSPSPIPSVELFTTASPGPPNLSSSSSSSSSPSSTSSSSSFSSSSSSSFSSSSSSSSSPSPPPLSVVSSVVSPADHLESSLPIIAFKQEEMESEHLKPREDPETSSEADVVQEMFNKSFVCNVCESPFLSIKDLTKHLSVHAEEWPFKCEFCVQLFREKTDLSEHRFLLHGVGNIFVCSVCKKEFAFLCNLQQHQRDLHPDKECTHHEFESGTLRPQNFTDPSKASVEHMQSLPEVSLEPSKEEEDEDLNDSSEELYTTIKIMASGIKSKDPDVRLGLNQHYPSFKPPPFQYHHRNPMGIGATATNFTTHNIPQTFTTAIRCTKCGKSVDNMPELHKHILACASASDKKRYTPKKNPVPLKQTVQPKNGMVIIAGTGKNAFRRMGQPKRLNFNVEISKLSSNKLKLSALKKKNQLVQKAILQKKKSAQQKADLKNSVSESDSHICPYCNREFTYIGSLNKHASYSCPKKPISPSSKKNSSKKSGSLSSSASGDKGNNQRRRTADAEIKMQSMQAHLGKTRARTSGPVQIQLPTASFKSKQNVKFIPPIRSKKPSLSSVLRNSSPVRVAKMTHIEGKKTKVVAKNNSGISSKTSQKLHVRIQRNKAVLPSKSAVANKKKTDRFSVKSRERVGGPVTRSLQQAANADTIENKREESSTKQELKDFRNLL; this is encoded by the exons ggaagaaaaaagagtgtaaaaacaagaggaaaaaggCAATAGATACAAAGCCAAGAAAGACTGATTTGGATTTTGCTTCCACAGATATGAGGGAGTCTAAAGaag ACCGTAAAGAGGAAGATGAAAAGCCATCTGTTTCTGCTGTGCTGTCACTGGAACAAACAGCTGTAATTCAGGAGATGGTAAATCAAGATGTTCTTCCAAAACTAATGATCCCCAGTCCTACCAGTGAGCCACGAACAATGCCTGAAGACAAACCAGGAGCAATAACTTGTGGATCAGATGatttggaggaagaggaggaggaagaagaagaggaggaagatgaagaggaggTGGAAGATGCTAATTTACCTGAAGAAAGCCCTGGAAAAGAGCCTACAGCTATATGTGAAGAAAAGCTAGAATCTATGGAGGAACAAATAAGCATATCGGAAGAATCTCTAGAGAGCTCCCCGAAGAAAACACCGGTTGTAAAAATTCCTAAAGCAAAAGGTGTATCTAATGGTGACCTCCAGGAAACATTTATGTTTCCCTGTCAGCATTGTGAGAGGAAGTTTACAACAAAGCAAGGACTTGAACGCCATATGCATATTCATATATCTAGTGTCAATCATGCTTTCAAATGCCGATACTGTGGGAAAGCCTTTGGCACTCAAATTAATCGGCGAAGGCATGAGCGGCGTCATGAAGCAGGGCCAAAAAGGAAACCATTAACACTGACTTCGGCCCCACAATCTGATGATGTTGCTGATGGACAGACATTTGCAGATGACGGTCTTAAAGATGAATTAAACATTTCCAATCCTGTGCAAGACTTTGCAGTCTTGGATTCTGAGAAGGTCTCCCAAGAAATGTCAAATTCTACCCTTGTTGAGAACAAGGAACCCAAAGAATTGCATCCTTGCAAATATTGTAAAAAGGTTTTTGGAACGCATACAAACATGCGTAGGCATCAGCGTAGAGTTCATGAGCGTCATCTTATTCCCAAAGGTGTCAGGAGAAAAGGATTCATTCTTGAAGAACCGCAACTTCAAACTGAGCAGGCCCAACCAGCCCAGAGTGTGTATATAGCAAGTACAGAATTAGAAGAGGATGGTGAAGCCGATGACATATATATTATGGATATTTCTAGCAATATCTCAGAAAATTTAAATTACTATATTGATGGTAAAATTCAGTCCAACAGTAGCACTAGCAATTGTGATGTGATTGAGATGGAATCCAATTCTGCAGACTTGTATGGAATAAATTGTTTACTTAGTCCAGTCACAGTGGAAATTTCTCAAAATTTAAAGTCTACGCAAACACACATGACTGATCTTCCTAAGGAGCCTTCTAGTGGTGGAAGCAGTGAATCCAAAAAGAGGAGAACAACCAGCCCTCCTCTTTTAcctaaaataaaaactgaaatagaTCCAGAACCTATAACTCCTTCATGTTCGTTAAATCTTCCTCTTAGCATTTCAACAGCTGAGAGCTTAacttttcataaagaaaaaagtGTTTATTTGTCATCCAAGTTAAAACAACTTCTTCAGACACAGGATAGTAATAAGATAACTCAAGCAGCAACTGAAATCCCTAAATTAGGTCCTTCTGCTACATCTTCACCCATTTTGCCTTCAGTATCTAGTAGGTTTAAAAGGAGAACCAGCTCTCCTCCCAGTTCTCCACAGCATAGTCCAGCGCTTCGAGACTTCGGTAAACAAGGAGATGGAAAAACCACGTGGAGTGATACAGTTCTAGGTTCAAAGATGCCAAAATTAGGAAGTCACAGCAACTCACCTGTATGGAGCTtttgtgggagggaggaaagacaGACTATGAGTCCTCTGAGTTTTGATGACTATAAAATATCTAAGGAATGGACAGCAACTCCAACCTTTGGTAGTGTGTGCAACCAGCAGCCATTAGATTTATCTAGTGGTGTAAAACAAAGGTCTGATGTCAAAAGCAAGACTCGGGTTCCTTGGGAATCAGTGTTAGATCTAAGTGTGCACAAGAAGCCATATAGTGACACTGAAATTAAGGAATGCAGAGAAAATAATTCAGTACAGCCAACATGTAGTGGtattaaaaagaagaaaccaACCACATGCATGTTGCAAAAAGTTCTGCTGAATGAATATAATGGAACGGATGTAACTACAGAAAGCACACCAGATTTGACTTTGAATAGAAGCCCAAGTCCATGTAAATCATCAGTACCCCAGCCAGAACCTGATGTCGATCCTGGTCTGTCAGCACCTAGTGTTGAGTCCCCTTCTCATAATTCCCCTGCTTCCCCTTTACCTCAGACATCTGCTTTATCCTCCTTGTGTCAGCTGCCCCCTCTTCTAACGCCAACaaatccttcctccccaccaccttGTCCTCCTTTGTTAACACTTGCTACACAACCCCCTCCACTTCTTCCTACTGTTCCTTTACCACTTCCAGATGCCTCTGCCAGTGTCACTCCCACTCCTTCGTGCCCATCACCACTCTGTAACACTGGTACACAGTCCTCACTTCCAATCCTTTCACCTACAGTTTCTCCCTCTCCATCTCCTATTCCTTCTGTTGAACTTTTTACTACTGCTTCACCTGGTCCTCCaaacctctcctcctcctcctcctcctcctcctccccctcctcgacctcatcttcctcttctttctcctcttcctcctcctcttccttttcctcctcctcctcttcttcatcatctccttctcctcctcctctttcagtAGTCTCTTCTGTTGTTTCCCCTGCTGATCATCTGGAAAGTAGTCTCCCCATAATAGCTTTTAAACAAGAGGAAATGGAAAGTGAGCACCTGAAGCCAAGAGAAGATCCAGAGACTTCAAGTGAAGCAGATGTAGTTCAGGAAATGTTCAATAAAAGCTTTGTGTGCAATGTCTGTGAATCACCTTTTCTTTCTATTAAAGACCTAACTAAGCATTTATCTGTTCATGCTGAAGAATGGCCCTTCAAATGTGAATTCTGTGTACAGCTGTTTAGAGAAAAAACTGACTTGTCAGAACATCGCTTTTTGCTTCATGGAGTAGGAAATATCTTTGTATGCTCAGTTTGTAAAAAGGAATTTGCCTTTTTGTGCAATTTGCAACAACATCAGCGAGATCTCCATCCAGACAAAGAATGCACACATCATGAGTTTGAAAGTGGGACTCTAAGACCCCAGAATTTTACAGATCCCAGTAAGGCAAGTGTAGAACATATGCAAAGCCTACCAGAAGTTTCCTTGGAACCCTCAAAAGAAGAAGAGGATGAAGATCTAAATGACTCCTCTGAAGAGCTTTATACTACCATAAAAATAATGGCGTCTGGAATAAAGTCAAAAGATCCAGATGTTCGTTTGGGCCTCAATCAACACTATCCGAGCTTTAAACCACCTCCATTTCAGTATCATCACCGAAATCCTATGGGTATTGGAGCCACTGCTACAAATTTCACTACCCATAATATTCCACAGACCTTTACTACTGCCATTCGTTGCACAAAATGTGGGAAAAGCGTTGATAACATGCCTGAATTACACAAACACATCTTGGCATGTGCCTCTGCCAGTGACAAAAAGAGATACACGCCCAAAAAAAATCCAGTACCACTGAAGCAGACGGTGCAGCCTAAAAATGGCATGGTCATTATAGCTGGCACTGGGAAAAATGCCTTCAGACGAATGGGGCAACCTAAAAGACTTAATTTCAATGTTGAGATTAGCAAATTGTCTTCTAATAAGCTAAAACTAAGTGCATTGAAGAAGAAAAATCAGCTTGTCCAAAAAGCAATCttgcaaaaaaagaaatctgCACAGCAGAAGGCAGACTTGAAAAATAGTGTTTCTGAGTCAGACTCTCACATCTGCCCCTACTGTAATAGAGAATTCACTTACATTGGAAGTTTGAACAAACATGCATCTTATAGTTGTCCCAAAAAACCCATCTCCCCTTCCTCTAAAAAAAATTCATCCAAAAAAAGTGGGAGCTTATCATCATCTGCAAGTGGCGATAAAGGCAACAACCAGCGCAGGCGAACAGCAGATGCGGAGATAAAAATGCAGAGTATGCAGGCTCACTTGGGCAAGACGAGAGCACGAACCTCAGGACCTGTACAGATTCAGCTGCCTACTGCATCCTTCAAATCAAAGCAAAATGTAAAATTTATACCTCCAATTAGATCCAAAAAGCCAAGTCTCTCTTCAGTGTTAAGGAACTCCAGCCCTGTAAGAGTGGCCAAAATGACTCacattgaggggaaaaaaactaaagTGGTAGCCAAGAATAATTCTGGAATCTCAAGCAAAACATCCCAGAAACTACATGTCAGAATACAAAGGAATAAAGCCGTTTTGCCAAGTAAGTCTGCTGTGGCAAACAAGAAAAAGACAGACAGGTTCAGTGTAAAATCTAGAGAGAGGGTTGGAGGACCTGTCACTCGGAGCTTACAGCAGGCAGCTAATGCAGACACAATAGAAAACAAGAGAGAAGAGAGCAGTACAAAACAAGAACTAAAAGACTTCAG GAACCtcctgtaa
- the PRDM2 gene encoding PR domain zinc finger protein 2 isoform X3 yields MCVDATDPRKGNWLRYVNWALSGKEQNLFPLEINRTIYYKTLKPIEPGEELLVWYNGEDNPEIAAAIEEERAAHRSKKHSPKAKKGKKKECKNKRKKAIDTKPRKTDLDFASTDMRESKEDRKEEDEKPSVSAVLSLEQTAVIQEMVNQDVLPKLMIPSPTSEPRTMPEDKPGAITCGSDDLEEEEEEEEEEEDEEEVEDANLPEESPGKEPTAICEEKLESMEEQISISEESLESSPKKTPVVKIPKAKGVSNGDLQETFMFPCQHCERKFTTKQGLERHMHIHISSVNHAFKCRYCGKAFGTQINRRRHERRHEAGPKRKPLTLTSAPQSDDVADGQTFADDGLKDELNISNPVQDFAVLDSEKVSQEMSNSTLVENKEPKELHPCKYCKKVFGTHTNMRRHQRRVHERHLIPKGVRRKGFILEEPQLQTEQAQPAQSVYIASTELEEDGEADDIYIMDISSNISENLNYYIDGKIQSNSSTSNCDVIEMESNSADLYGINCLLSPVTVEISQNLKSTQTHMTDLPKEPSSGGSSESKKRRTTSPPLLPKIKTEIDPEPITPSCSLNLPLSISTAESLTFHKEKSVYLSSKLKQLLQTQDSNKITQAATEIPKLGPSATSSPILPSVSSRFKRRTSSPPSSPQHSPALRDFGKQGDGKTTWSDTVLGSKMPKLGSHSNSPVWSFCGREERQTMSPLSFDDYKISKEWTATPTFGSVCNQQPLDLSSGVKQRSDVKSKTRVPWESVLDLSVHKKPYSDTEIKECRENNSVQPTCSGIKKKKPTTCMLQKVLLNEYNGTDVTTESTPDLTLNRSPSPCKSSVPQPEPDVDPGLSAPSVESPSHNSPASPLPQTSALSSLCQLPPLLTPTNPSSPPPCPPLLTLATQPPPLLPTVPLPLPDASASVTPTPSCPSPLCNTGTQSSLPILSPTVSPSPSPIPSVELFTTASPGPPNLSSSSSSSSSPSSTSSSSSFSSSSSSSFSSSSSSSSSPSPPPLSVVSSVVSPADHLESSLPIIAFKQEEMESEHLKPREDPETSSEADVVQEMFNKSFVCNVCESPFLSIKDLTKHLSVHAEEWPFKCEFCVQLFREKTDLSEHRFLLHGVGNIFVCSVCKKEFAFLCNLQQHQRDLHPDKECTHHEFESGTLRPQNFTDPSKASVEHMQSLPEVSLEPSKEEEDEDLNDSSEELYTTIKIMASGIKSKDPDVRLGLNQHYPSFKPPPFQYHHRNPMGIGATATNFTTHNIPQTFTTAIRCTKCGKSVDNMPELHKHILACASASDKKRYTPKKNPVPLKQTVQPKNGMVIIAGTGKNAFRRMGQPKRLNFNVEISKLSSNKLKLSALKKKNQLVQKAILQKKKSAQQKADLKNSVSESDSHICPYCNREFTYIGSLNKHASYSCPKKPISPSSKKNSSKKSGSLSSSASGDKGNNQRRRTADAEIKMQSMQAHLGKTRARTSGPVQIQLPTASFKSKQNVKFIPPIRSKKPSLSSVLRNSSPVRVAKMTHIEGKKTKVVAKNNSGISSKTSQKLHVRIQRNKAVLPSKSAVANKKKTDRFSVKSRERVGGPVTRSLQQAANADTIENKREESSTKQELKDFRNLL; encoded by the exons ggaagaaaaaagagtgtaaaaacaagaggaaaaaggCAATAGATACAAAGCCAAGAAAGACTGATTTGGATTTTGCTTCCACAGATATGAGGGAGTCTAAAGaag ACCGTAAAGAGGAAGATGAAAAGCCATCTGTTTCTGCTGTGCTGTCACTGGAACAAACAGCTGTAATTCAGGAGATGGTAAATCAAGATGTTCTTCCAAAACTAATGATCCCCAGTCCTACCAGTGAGCCACGAACAATGCCTGAAGACAAACCAGGAGCAATAACTTGTGGATCAGATGatttggaggaagaggaggaggaagaagaagaggaggaagatgaagaggaggTGGAAGATGCTAATTTACCTGAAGAAAGCCCTGGAAAAGAGCCTACAGCTATATGTGAAGAAAAGCTAGAATCTATGGAGGAACAAATAAGCATATCGGAAGAATCTCTAGAGAGCTCCCCGAAGAAAACACCGGTTGTAAAAATTCCTAAAGCAAAAGGTGTATCTAATGGTGACCTCCAGGAAACATTTATGTTTCCCTGTCAGCATTGTGAGAGGAAGTTTACAACAAAGCAAGGACTTGAACGCCATATGCATATTCATATATCTAGTGTCAATCATGCTTTCAAATGCCGATACTGTGGGAAAGCCTTTGGCACTCAAATTAATCGGCGAAGGCATGAGCGGCGTCATGAAGCAGGGCCAAAAAGGAAACCATTAACACTGACTTCGGCCCCACAATCTGATGATGTTGCTGATGGACAGACATTTGCAGATGACGGTCTTAAAGATGAATTAAACATTTCCAATCCTGTGCAAGACTTTGCAGTCTTGGATTCTGAGAAGGTCTCCCAAGAAATGTCAAATTCTACCCTTGTTGAGAACAAGGAACCCAAAGAATTGCATCCTTGCAAATATTGTAAAAAGGTTTTTGGAACGCATACAAACATGCGTAGGCATCAGCGTAGAGTTCATGAGCGTCATCTTATTCCCAAAGGTGTCAGGAGAAAAGGATTCATTCTTGAAGAACCGCAACTTCAAACTGAGCAGGCCCAACCAGCCCAGAGTGTGTATATAGCAAGTACAGAATTAGAAGAGGATGGTGAAGCCGATGACATATATATTATGGATATTTCTAGCAATATCTCAGAAAATTTAAATTACTATATTGATGGTAAAATTCAGTCCAACAGTAGCACTAGCAATTGTGATGTGATTGAGATGGAATCCAATTCTGCAGACTTGTATGGAATAAATTGTTTACTTAGTCCAGTCACAGTGGAAATTTCTCAAAATTTAAAGTCTACGCAAACACACATGACTGATCTTCCTAAGGAGCCTTCTAGTGGTGGAAGCAGTGAATCCAAAAAGAGGAGAACAACCAGCCCTCCTCTTTTAcctaaaataaaaactgaaatagaTCCAGAACCTATAACTCCTTCATGTTCGTTAAATCTTCCTCTTAGCATTTCAACAGCTGAGAGCTTAacttttcataaagaaaaaagtGTTTATTTGTCATCCAAGTTAAAACAACTTCTTCAGACACAGGATAGTAATAAGATAACTCAAGCAGCAACTGAAATCCCTAAATTAGGTCCTTCTGCTACATCTTCACCCATTTTGCCTTCAGTATCTAGTAGGTTTAAAAGGAGAACCAGCTCTCCTCCCAGTTCTCCACAGCATAGTCCAGCGCTTCGAGACTTCGGTAAACAAGGAGATGGAAAAACCACGTGGAGTGATACAGTTCTAGGTTCAAAGATGCCAAAATTAGGAAGTCACAGCAACTCACCTGTATGGAGCTtttgtgggagggaggaaagacaGACTATGAGTCCTCTGAGTTTTGATGACTATAAAATATCTAAGGAATGGACAGCAACTCCAACCTTTGGTAGTGTGTGCAACCAGCAGCCATTAGATTTATCTAGTGGTGTAAAACAAAGGTCTGATGTCAAAAGCAAGACTCGGGTTCCTTGGGAATCAGTGTTAGATCTAAGTGTGCACAAGAAGCCATATAGTGACACTGAAATTAAGGAATGCAGAGAAAATAATTCAGTACAGCCAACATGTAGTGGtattaaaaagaagaaaccaACCACATGCATGTTGCAAAAAGTTCTGCTGAATGAATATAATGGAACGGATGTAACTACAGAAAGCACACCAGATTTGACTTTGAATAGAAGCCCAAGTCCATGTAAATCATCAGTACCCCAGCCAGAACCTGATGTCGATCCTGGTCTGTCAGCACCTAGTGTTGAGTCCCCTTCTCATAATTCCCCTGCTTCCCCTTTACCTCAGACATCTGCTTTATCCTCCTTGTGTCAGCTGCCCCCTCTTCTAACGCCAACaaatccttcctccccaccaccttGTCCTCCTTTGTTAACACTTGCTACACAACCCCCTCCACTTCTTCCTACTGTTCCTTTACCACTTCCAGATGCCTCTGCCAGTGTCACTCCCACTCCTTCGTGCCCATCACCACTCTGTAACACTGGTACACAGTCCTCACTTCCAATCCTTTCACCTACAGTTTCTCCCTCTCCATCTCCTATTCCTTCTGTTGAACTTTTTACTACTGCTTCACCTGGTCCTCCaaacctctcctcctcctcctcctcctcctcctccccctcctcgacctcatcttcctcttctttctcctcttcctcctcctcttccttttcctcctcctcctcttcttcatcatctccttctcctcctcctctttcagtAGTCTCTTCTGTTGTTTCCCCTGCTGATCATCTGGAAAGTAGTCTCCCCATAATAGCTTTTAAACAAGAGGAAATGGAAAGTGAGCACCTGAAGCCAAGAGAAGATCCAGAGACTTCAAGTGAAGCAGATGTAGTTCAGGAAATGTTCAATAAAAGCTTTGTGTGCAATGTCTGTGAATCACCTTTTCTTTCTATTAAAGACCTAACTAAGCATTTATCTGTTCATGCTGAAGAATGGCCCTTCAAATGTGAATTCTGTGTACAGCTGTTTAGAGAAAAAACTGACTTGTCAGAACATCGCTTTTTGCTTCATGGAGTAGGAAATATCTTTGTATGCTCAGTTTGTAAAAAGGAATTTGCCTTTTTGTGCAATTTGCAACAACATCAGCGAGATCTCCATCCAGACAAAGAATGCACACATCATGAGTTTGAAAGTGGGACTCTAAGACCCCAGAATTTTACAGATCCCAGTAAGGCAAGTGTAGAACATATGCAAAGCCTACCAGAAGTTTCCTTGGAACCCTCAAAAGAAGAAGAGGATGAAGATCTAAATGACTCCTCTGAAGAGCTTTATACTACCATAAAAATAATGGCGTCTGGAATAAAGTCAAAAGATCCAGATGTTCGTTTGGGCCTCAATCAACACTATCCGAGCTTTAAACCACCTCCATTTCAGTATCATCACCGAAATCCTATGGGTATTGGAGCCACTGCTACAAATTTCACTACCCATAATATTCCACAGACCTTTACTACTGCCATTCGTTGCACAAAATGTGGGAAAAGCGTTGATAACATGCCTGAATTACACAAACACATCTTGGCATGTGCCTCTGCCAGTGACAAAAAGAGATACACGCCCAAAAAAAATCCAGTACCACTGAAGCAGACGGTGCAGCCTAAAAATGGCATGGTCATTATAGCTGGCACTGGGAAAAATGCCTTCAGACGAATGGGGCAACCTAAAAGACTTAATTTCAATGTTGAGATTAGCAAATTGTCTTCTAATAAGCTAAAACTAAGTGCATTGAAGAAGAAAAATCAGCTTGTCCAAAAAGCAATCttgcaaaaaaagaaatctgCACAGCAGAAGGCAGACTTGAAAAATAGTGTTTCTGAGTCAGACTCTCACATCTGCCCCTACTGTAATAGAGAATTCACTTACATTGGAAGTTTGAACAAACATGCATCTTATAGTTGTCCCAAAAAACCCATCTCCCCTTCCTCTAAAAAAAATTCATCCAAAAAAAGTGGGAGCTTATCATCATCTGCAAGTGGCGATAAAGGCAACAACCAGCGCAGGCGAACAGCAGATGCGGAGATAAAAATGCAGAGTATGCAGGCTCACTTGGGCAAGACGAGAGCACGAACCTCAGGACCTGTACAGATTCAGCTGCCTACTGCATCCTTCAAATCAAAGCAAAATGTAAAATTTATACCTCCAATTAGATCCAAAAAGCCAAGTCTCTCTTCAGTGTTAAGGAACTCCAGCCCTGTAAGAGTGGCCAAAATGACTCacattgaggggaaaaaaactaaagTGGTAGCCAAGAATAATTCTGGAATCTCAAGCAAAACATCCCAGAAACTACATGTCAGAATACAAAGGAATAAAGCCGTTTTGCCAAGTAAGTCTGCTGTGGCAAACAAGAAAAAGACAGACAGGTTCAGTGTAAAATCTAGAGAGAGGGTTGGAGGACCTGTCACTCGGAGCTTACAGCAGGCAGCTAATGCAGACACAATAGAAAACAAGAGAGAAGAGAGCAGTACAAAACAAGAACTAAAAGACTTCAG GAACCtcctgtaa